In Silene latifolia isolate original U9 population chromosome 3, ASM4854445v1, whole genome shotgun sequence, a single window of DNA contains:
- the LOC141648027 gene encoding uncharacterized protein LOC141648027 isoform X1 — protein sequence MAKKNKQAHQRRNDSESDPESDAENENREYERGRTVLALVGKAIDSNTKIPLQWNSRNVPFGDHKTSFSTYIGVVARERVSINYRKWPDVPQAKLDEVYEFIAKGFIVREDRRKWILTRASKRWNAFKTRLRKYWLYKSDGEIRKKRPWKYRWIHQPVWDKFTATYTTPEFRAISAKFREKSQLKNSSYRGGRRGYQYFEEQVEQELLKKKIHFTEVPRHLVWIKAHSDVNDDGHIIFNNPTDLKVGEEIRTLMAQSQDGGIGSSGRDDILARALKKPERGGQVVAVGSGITNKDRHWMLAVISPWNGIVWWLNPSGSENEISQFAEEIINEGIIKFSLEHRKDIKKLKRKPLIKWRKPLCPRQPVDSLDCGFYVCRYMLEAIANRHQVIPDQYFKDVPKTYEQQMIDEVRDMWTTFVLKHKEVEDEEDGLEVS from the exons ATGGCAAAAAAGAACAAACAAGCTCATCAACGTCGAAATGATTCAGAATCAGACCCTGAATCTGATGCTGAGAACGAAAATCGTGAATATGAGAGGGGTCGTACTGTGTTGGCATTAGTTGGGAAGGCGATTGATAGTAATACTAAAATTCCCTTGCAGTGGAATAGCAGAAACGTGCCATTTGGGGACCACAAAACCTCATTTTCCACATACATCGGCGTTGTTGCTCGTGAACGAGTATCCATCAACTATAGAAAGTGGCCGGACGTTCCACAAGCTAAGTTAGATGAGGTTTATGAGTTCATCGCG AAAGGGTTCATAGTACGAGAAGATCGTAGAAAGTGGATCCTAACACGAGCCAGTAAAAGATGGAATGCTTTCAAGACTAGATTAAGAAAGTATTGGTTATACAAATCTGATGGAGAGATTAGAAAAAAGAGGCCATGGAAATACCGTTGGATACATCAACCTGTTTGGGACAAATTCACTGCCACTTATACTACTCCCGAGTTTAGA GCAATAAGTGCCAAGTTTCGGGAAAAATCACAATTAAAGAATTCAAGCTATCGAGGAGGAAGACGTGGGTACCAGTATTTTGAGGAACAAGTT GAACAAGAGCTcctgaaaaaaaaaatccatttCACGGAAGTTCCTCGACATTTAGTGTGGATTAAAGCTCATTctgatgttaatgatgatggtcaTATAATCTTTAACAATCCAACAGATCTGAAAGTTGGTGAAGAAATT AGAACATTGATGGCACAATCCCAAGATGGAGGAATAGGATCCAGTGGCCGAGATGATATTTTAGCTAGAGCATTAAAGAAGCCCGAACGAGGAGGTCAAGTTGTCGCTGTAGGATCTGGGATCACAAACAAAGA TCGTCATTGGATGCTAGCTGTTATTAGTCCATGGAATGGAATAGTCTGGTGGCTTAATCCTTCGGGTTCTGAAAATGAGATCTCTCAATTCGCTGAAGAGATTATCAATGA AGGAATCATAAAGTTTAGCCTGGAACATCGAAAGGACATTAAGAAACTGAAAAGGAAACCACTTATTAAGTGGAGGAAACCATTG TGCCCTCGACAACCAGTTGACTCGCTAGATTGTGGATTTTATGTTTGTCGTTATATGCTCGAAGCAATTGCAAATAGACACCAAGTGATTCCTGATCAG tattTTAAGGATGTTCCGAAGACGTATGAGCAACAAATGATTGATGAGGTTAGAGATATGTGGACCACATTTGTTCTCAAGCACAAAGAAGTAGAGGACGAGGAGGATGGTTTAGAAGTTAGTTAA
- the LOC141648027 gene encoding uncharacterized protein LOC141648027 isoform X2 encodes MGHELQHNPHNNFQLQSSRNRSIFLEGENDCCLAIEGDQGHQIVANGTVFIESAEKVTVHCHSLSAGFRRVSIIEAIMPCAPLPCPTEEFTVVVQAIHSFVKWPSHLIFPRNMDDDETAKADLQPKNQFTTTSPRSCSSQGSCSRKYIITDKDRAKLTTDLLRVLKNEAMVMKKNDEKIIVPIPTSVCYFSIDVELNYEDMFDWCFQREIGANHISIFMKYLSEKCHKESVSGMYGFCDVNYLSPLSLLEKGERIDYLARVFGWNEGLNINQTFFAPFHENRHWMLAVISPWNGIVWWLNPSGSENEISQFAEEIINEGIIKFSLEHRKDIKKLKRKPLIKWRKPLCPRQPVDSLDCGFYVCRYMLEAIANRHQVIPDQYFKDVPKTYEQQMIDEVRDMWTTFVLKHKEVEDEEDGLEVS; translated from the exons ATGGGCCACGAGTTGCAACATAATCCACACAATAACTTTCAGCTTCAATCTAGCCGTAATCGTTCTATATTTCTGGAG gGAGAGAATGATTGTTGCTTAGCGATTGAAGGCGACCAAGGGCACCAAATTGTTGCTAACGGAACGGTATTCATAGAGTCTGCTGAGAAAGTGACAGTTCATTGTCATAGTCTATCAGCTGGTTTCCGTCGAGTGAGTATTATAGAAGCTATTATGCCTTGTGCACCTTTGCCATGTCCTACCGAGGAATTTACCGTAGTTGTTCAAGCCATACACAGCTTTGTCAAGTGGCCAAGTCATTTGATTTTTCCAAGAAACATG GATGATGATGAAACTGCTAAAGCTGATCTCCAACCAAAAAATCAGTTTACCACCACATCCCCACGATCGTGTTCATCTCAAGGATCATGCTCTCGAAAGTACATTATAACTGATAAGGATCGAGCTAAGTTAACCACTGATTTATTGCGTGTTTTAAAGAACGAAGCTATGGTtatgaaaaaaaatgatgaaaaaatcaTAGTTCCAATCCCTACAAGTGTCTGTTATTTTTCCATTGATGTTGAACTTAACTATGAAGATATGTTTGATTGGTGTTTTCAGAGAGAGATTGGAGCAAATCACATATCCATTTTTATGAA GTACTTAAGTGAAAAATGTCATAAAGAGAGTGTTTCCGGAATGTATGGATTTTGTGACGTCAACTATCTATCACCCTTATCACTGTTGGAAAAGGGGGAGCGCATCGACTACTTAGCTCGTGTCTTTGGTTGGAATGAAGGTTTGAATATTAATCAAACGTTCTTTGCTCCTTTTCATGAAAA TCGTCATTGGATGCTAGCTGTTATTAGTCCATGGAATGGAATAGTCTGGTGGCTTAATCCTTCGGGTTCTGAAAATGAGATCTCTCAATTCGCTGAAGAGATTATCAATGA AGGAATCATAAAGTTTAGCCTGGAACATCGAAAGGACATTAAGAAACTGAAAAGGAAACCACTTATTAAGTGGAGGAAACCATTG TGCCCTCGACAACCAGTTGACTCGCTAGATTGTGGATTTTATGTTTGTCGTTATATGCTCGAAGCAATTGCAAATAGACACCAAGTGATTCCTGATCAG tattTTAAGGATGTTCCGAAGACGTATGAGCAACAAATGATTGATGAGGTTAGAGATATGTGGACCACATTTGTTCTCAAGCACAAAGAAGTAGAGGACGAGGAGGATGGTTTAGAAGTTAGTTAA